One segment of Nostoc piscinale CENA21 DNA contains the following:
- a CDS encoding aldo/keto reductase, whose translation MEISRRDLLKIASASGLGTVGLAASAGIGKQALAQNQPTPIKKGEMIYRQLGRTGEKVSVIGLGGHHIGRPKDEEEGIRLIRTAIDRGINFMDNSWDYHNGGSEIRMGKALRDGYRQKVFLMTKIDGRTKKAAAQQIDDSLKRLQSDRIDLLQHHEIIRMEDPDRIFAPGGAMEAVLEAQKAGKIRYIGFTGHKDPLVHLRMLDVAAQNNFRFDTVQMPLNVMDAHFRSFERQVLPRLVKDGIGVLGMKSMGDQNILKSNTVKPIECLHYAMNLPTSTVITGIESMKILDQAFEAVRTFEPMSQAQVQELLNRTRQAAAKGQYELFKTTSQFDSTALNPEWLG comes from the coding sequence ATGGAAATCAGTAGACGAGATTTACTGAAAATAGCTTCTGCCTCTGGTTTAGGAACAGTCGGACTAGCAGCGTCAGCAGGAATTGGCAAACAAGCTTTAGCTCAAAATCAACCCACTCCAATTAAAAAAGGCGAAATGATTTATCGTCAGTTAGGTCGTACTGGGGAAAAAGTTTCGGTAATTGGTTTGGGCGGACACCATATTGGTAGGCCAAAAGACGAAGAAGAAGGTATTCGGCTGATTCGCACTGCCATTGATCGTGGTATTAACTTTATGGACAATAGCTGGGACTATCACAATGGCGGGAGTGAAATTCGGATGGGTAAAGCACTCCGGGATGGTTATCGGCAAAAAGTGTTTCTGATGACAAAGATTGATGGTCGCACAAAAAAAGCCGCAGCCCAGCAAATTGATGATTCGTTGAAAAGATTGCAGAGCGATCGCATAGACTTATTACAGCATCATGAAATCATCCGTATGGAAGACCCAGACAGGATTTTTGCTCCTGGCGGTGCAATGGAGGCGGTTCTAGAAGCCCAAAAAGCTGGCAAAATTCGCTACATTGGCTTTACTGGCCACAAAGACCCCTTAGTTCACTTGAGAATGCTGGATGTTGCTGCTCAAAACAACTTTCGTTTTGATACAGTACAAATGCCATTAAATGTTATGGATGCCCATTTTCGCAGTTTTGAACGTCAAGTTTTACCCAGACTTGTGAAAGATGGAATTGGTGTTTTGGGAATGAAATCAATGGGTGATCAAAACATTCTCAAAAGCAACACAGTTAAACCCATCGAATGCTTACACTATGCGATGAATTTACCAACATCCACAGTGATTACAGGCATTGAAAGTATGAAAATTTTAGACCAAGCTTTTGAAGCAGTCCGCACATTTGAACCTATGAGTCAAGCACAAGTTCAAGAACTATTAAACCGGACTCGTCAAGCGGCGGCTAAAGGTCAATATGAATTGTTTAAAACTACTAGTCAATTTGATAGTACAGCACTTAATCCTGAGTGGTTGGGTTGA
- a CDS encoding PEP-CTERM sorting domain-containing protein: MKSNRQLSKIVLVSPASVSSSLVNISICTVILAGAASAPALADPVPDPVFPDLPTVFCFRFTDSQLVPGDAGNDRIEFEFEVLNWTNTKASGVDIALNQGNGFGSVREAKPFFAGAGIDPNGRPIGAGDDGLPPGNLNITNDWRVDSITPGNELEKTAIKWRAGTPINNIDLLGGTRPSFINPNDPETIDNGDNVLDGFTFTADDFDIGEVLSFNWFLKDVNDVPIGSVGRGNAYGFGTVNITRITSGSPLPGRVLVGNTGFSQSPNLFYDRIYDLGDGTQLAAEFGAGITAPFQNPNDNPGVAINTEPVPEPTTIMSLAVAFGFGNFFQKKDFLKSKRA; this comes from the coding sequence ATGAAATCCAACAGACAGCTATCCAAAATAGTTTTAGTTTCTCCAGCCAGTGTTTCAAGTAGTTTAGTAAATATTAGTATATGTACTGTCATACTTGCTGGAGCAGCCTCAGCCCCTGCTCTTGCTGATCCAGTTCCAGATCCTGTTTTTCCAGATTTACCCACAGTCTTCTGTTTTCGTTTCACCGATAGCCAATTAGTTCCTGGAGACGCGGGTAATGACCGCATAGAATTCGAGTTTGAGGTTTTAAACTGGACAAACACAAAAGCATCTGGTGTAGATATTGCTTTAAACCAAGGTAATGGCTTTGGCAGCGTCAGAGAAGCTAAACCATTCTTTGCAGGAGCGGGTATTGATCCTAATGGTAGACCCATTGGAGCGGGAGACGATGGTCTTCCTCCTGGTAACTTGAATATTACTAATGATTGGCGTGTAGATTCTATTACTCCAGGTAATGAGTTAGAGAAAACAGCAATTAAATGGAGAGCAGGAACACCAATCAATAATATTGATTTATTAGGTGGAACAAGACCTAGTTTCATTAACCCTAATGATCCAGAAACAATCGATAACGGAGACAATGTTCTTGATGGGTTTACATTTACAGCTGATGACTTTGATATAGGAGAAGTTCTTTCATTTAACTGGTTCCTCAAAGATGTAAATGATGTTCCTATTGGGAGTGTAGGTAGAGGAAATGCTTATGGTTTCGGTACAGTAAACATTACTCGTATTACTTCAGGAAGTCCTTTACCAGGAAGAGTATTAGTAGGAAACACTGGTTTTAGCCAATCGCCGAATCTTTTCTATGATCGAATATATGATTTAGGTGATGGTACACAGTTAGCTGCGGAATTTGGTGCTGGGATTACTGCTCCTTTTCAAAACCCAAATGATAATCCTGGTGTTGCTATTAACACAGAACCTGTCCCTGAACCTACAACAATTATGAGTTTAGCTGTTGCATTTGGCTTCGGAAATTTTTTTCAAAAAAAAGATTTCCTAAAAAGCAAAAGAGCATAG